A window of Panthera leo isolate Ple1 chromosome D2, P.leo_Ple1_pat1.1, whole genome shotgun sequence contains these coding sequences:
- the LOC122201803 gene encoding basic proline-rich protein-like, translated as MGEGETLFGGALDCAPGRAPHPQLALTLPSHLKEPDLRLSYEAHQSPAFQGSPQAHLPSPKPGLRRRPGSEPAAPPPRSPRPAPQLGLRGRRPRPPAGSIVYHPQQKRPKRLGAGGRRGEWAHPSGPGGPADAELRPPPSPSRVPPLAPPSGLGVRVPATLPSAPAPTHHWPAPAPRAARVPQAPSPHQPSGKLSNSRWSPQLESPESRRARGARAGPGRTPTGCLAGSGPETLGWAAASQRSTEEKQVELHDWGGAGGCPRGQTREPRGRRLRAQSSAGADCAATPRQVSPPEQ; from the coding sequence atgggggagggagaaaccCTGTTTGGGGGTGCGCTTGATTGTGCGCCAGGACGGGCTCCTCACCCGCAACTTGCCCTAACTCTGCCTTCTCACCTTAAGGAGCCAGACCTGCGACTCTCCTACGAGGCGCATCAGTCTCCGGCCTTTCAGGGATCCCCGCAGGCACACTTGCCCTCCCCCAAGCCCGGTTTGCGGCGGCGCCCGGGGTCCGAGCCCGCggcgcccccgccccgctcccctcGTCCAGCGCCGCAGCTGGGCCTCCGGGGCCGGCGGCCGCGTCCTCCGGCCGGGAGCATTGTTTACCACCCGCAACAAAAGCGCCCCAAGCGGCTCGGGGCAGGGGGTCGCCGCGGGGAGTGGGCCCACCCTAGCGGACCCGGAGGACCCGCGGACGCCGAGCTccggcccccacccagccctaGCCGAGTACCGCCCCTCGCACCCCCTTCCGGCCTGGGTGTGAGGGTCCCTGCaaccctgccctctgccccagccccaactCACCACTGGCCGGCGCCGGCTCCGAGGGCAGCGCGCGtgccccaggctccaagcccgCACCAGCCCTCGGGTAAACTTTCCAACTCGCGCTGGTCCCCACAACTTGAGAGCCCAGAGTCTCGGCGGGCACGAGGGGCGCGAGCGGGCCCCGGGCGGACACCTACCGGCTGCCTGGCAGGGTCAGGGCCCGAGACCCTGGGGTGGGCGGCAGCTTCCCAAAGGTCCACAGAGGAGAAGCAGGTAGAGTTGCATGactggggcggggcagggggttGTCCCAGGGGGCAGACCCGGGAGCCGAGGGGCCGGCGGCTGCGCGCACAAAGCAGTGCGGGAGCGGATTGCGCTGCCACTCCCCGCCAGGTCAGCCCCCCGGAGCAGTAG